TTCACTCTGTTTTCCGTAATGGGACTCAAAGCCTTCCAGGTGTTCGGGCAGGGTTGTGGTATCTGCGGCCGTTTGATGGATGCTATAATGGGTGATGAACTGGTCTTCGGTGCTGATCTGGGTATTGTAGGCCGGTTTAAGCTGGCCATTTTTCATGTGGTCCTCTTTCATCCGCATAAACACGGCATCGGTATCGGTCTTGCTATAACTGTTGCGATCTCCCAGTACTTCCAGTTGCTCCTCATATTTCTGCAATCGGGGCAGATAGTCGTCTTCAAGCTTCCTCAGCTGCCTATCGGTGGATCTATCCACTCCTTTGAGCTTGGCATTGATCGCTCTGATCTTTTCCTTCAGCTGGGCACTATCGATGGCCTTGCTGACTTGCTGATCCCCTAATGAAGATTGGTCCTGGCTGATCTGTGCATCGATATCCGAAAGGACCGAAGCGATGTTCGCCTCCAGCTTTACCTTGTTCTTCTCGATCGATCTCTTCCAAACGAAGGTATAGCGACCGGCGGCCGATTCGATCTTGGTACCATCTACATACTGGACTTTCAGGCTGACATACTCCATTTCATGCAGCATCCGAACGATACTGGCAAACAGCTCCTGTATCTGTCCCTTAAGACGCTTTCCCCTGAAATAATTGATCGTACGGTAATCCGGCGTACTGTTGCCCGAAAGCCACATGAAATGGATGTTCTCGTGCAGGGCGCGCTCGATCTTGCGGCAAGAATAGATATTGCTCAGATACGCGTAGAACAGTACCTTGATGAGCATCCTGGGATGGAAACTGGTCGTGCCTCCGCCTTTATACTGACGGATGATATGTTCCAGATCCAACTGGTCAACAACCTGACTCACCAAACGAACCGGATGGTTCAAGGGGATACGGTCTAAAATATTCTCAGGAAAAAGACTCGGACTATTGGATGGAAGAGCTTTGAATTGTATGTTTGCCATATTGTTTTTTGGGTGCACCTTAAGATACAAAATCTTGAGGACAAAAAACAGAAAAACCCCGCCATTTTTTAATGACGGGGTTATTTTTTTAAGAGACCTTTTTAGACAGCCCCTTAATTTATATATGTAGTATCCAATTATTTTTCGCTGTATACCGAGTTTACTTCTGTGATTTTCCAACCATTGTTGTCTTGGATCATGGTTAAGTAATCTGTGCGTTTGAAGTTAGCAAAGTTTAAAGTTACTTTTGCTAAACTGTATTTTCCTTCTTTTTCTACCAATTGATAGTCTGTATCACAGTTGAATGTAATTCCCTCTTGATCTTTGATCTGTTTGATGAATGATTCTCTAGAAAGAGGAGCTTGATTGTATTCTGTGTTGAATTTTTGAGTGAAATTTTTTCCAAAAAGATCATCTACATGTTCGACATCACCTTTTACGGTGCTGTTGATATAAGCATCAACTACATTTTCAACTACTGCTTTGTTTAATTTGTCTTTGTCATTATCTACTGCGAAAGCTGTAACTGTTGAAGCGAATAATAGACCTGCGATTGCGAATGTTTTTACTAGATTTTTCATGTCTTTATTTTTTAATGATTAATACCTGTTTAATTTTTTCTGTGTGTTATTTGTTATTTGATACTCCAAAGGTATGGTCAAAAAACACGCTGTAACAGGCGAAATAGGTCAATTCGAAATCTTTCTCGGTAAAAGAAGGGGATAATTCGGTGAAAATTCTTGCTGTTGGATGAGGAATTTTCACCGATGTATTCGCAGGGTCAATTCTTGTTTTTAAGATTGCAGCATTTTATATCTATGGTTTTTTCCCCAATACACTAATTGTTGAATAAGCTGTTTTGAAGATTTCCCATAATCAGTGATTCTGTATTCTACCATTTTTGGTTTGGTATCCAGCTCTTCTCTTTCTACCAATTTATTTTCTTCCAGGTCTTTGAGTTCTTTGGTGAGGACTTTGGCAGAGATCCCTAAAACTTCACGTTGGATTTTCTTAAATGTATTGGTTTGACTTTCACGGGTAATTAAGTAATGAAGGATCAATAGTTTCCATTTGCCACCTAGTATATCTAATGTATCGCGCATTGCAAGGAGGTTTTCTGTACAAGTAGGTGGATCGTTCTTAAGTGCTTTCATGTGAAATATTTTTTCGAAATTATTAATCGGTTTTCATGTATACAATTTATTTAAAACTTGTTAGGTTTCCAAACGTAAGTTCATTTCATTCCGAAAGATTAACATCGAAATTTAGGAAGGAATTTTTAATAATTTTCAGTGGTTAATAAAACCTTCTCCGCTGCTAATGTGATCACACGGCCACTCAAAAATACTATTTTTAAGTCGTCAGTTGGTTTTTGGGTCTTCTTGATCAATAAGGCTGAATAGATTATCACGATCATCTGAAGGAAAGAATGTAATTTCTGAGATTCCTTCATACTCATCCAATTCCTCTAATTCGTTAACATTGTTCTCAAAGAAACTATAATTGAATGCTTTAAATATCAATTTATCATAAGGTGAGTTTGGGGTGACATGAATATCTTTATACCTAAAAATTGGAATAACAATATTCTTTTCATCAATTTTAAACTCATTATTAGAAAAGTAATAACAGTTGTGGAGGTCAATTTCATTCCCGTTATAGATTACTTTTATTAAATTTTTAATCTTAAAATTTACTTCCATAATTAAATTTAGGTTTTAAGTTCAAAAAAAAGCAGTCTAAGAATATTCTTAGACTGCTGGACTAATATTTAATTGAGATTAGAAGCTAATTAAATAGCTTGCATAAGTGTTTTCTGAGTTTTGATGAATATGTTTTAATTCTACTAAAATAGAATTTTCGTCGCCAGTTCTTACAGGTCTTTTAACATTAAATTCTTGGCCAACATTGGTAGATCCTTGTAATTGGCCATTTACGTAAATATTCAAATGATCCTTAATTGGATCTCCAGTAACTTTAAAAGTATAAGTCATCCCGTTATTTGACACTAAGGAAATTTTGCCAATGGGATTTTCTTGTGATAATTCTGTTTGAGTTATATTGAATTCTGAAGGAATTTCTTTGGTTTCAGGGTTTCCAAAAAGTAAACTTCCAATAAACATTGCTGAAAAAAATAGTTCATTCATATTAATAGTGTTTTTATTTTATGTTTAAATCTATTTGATATTACTATTGTAATAACGATGTTACAATTGTTTTATTGCATTTACTGTGCCAAAGAAGGTTTTGTGTGTGATTAAAAAAAATCCTGAGCTGGGGAAGCTCAGGATTTTACCAAACCAATTATTAACCTAAATTATGAAATTACTCTTTATTACTCTTTTGCTTTTCTTTAATACTATAACGCAACGGGTAGAGTTTTCGTGTCAGACAAGATATCGATTAACATCTTTTAACAAAGAGTTGTTGTAATTCAATAATAATGGGTATTAAATACTTTGTTTTATTTTTTAGTGACTATTGATTTTGCTAGATATGCCATAGGGAAATAAGCGAAAACCAAGTCAACGAACGTAAACCAAATAGGAGATGGCAACATAATTATTGATGCCAAACCGCCGATGAAGAAAAATACAGCTATAATCATTGCAAACGTCAGTTTGCTAGATGGAGCT
The Sphingobacterium daejeonense genome window above contains:
- a CDS encoding nuclear transport factor 2 family protein; this encodes MKNLVKTFAIAGLLFASTVTAFAVDNDKDKLNKAVVENVVDAYINSTVKGDVEHVDDLFGKNFTQKFNTEYNQAPLSRESFIKQIKDQEGITFNCDTDYQLVEKEGKYSLAKVTLNFANFKRTDYLTMIQDNNGWKITEVNSVYSEK
- a CDS encoding winged helix-turn-helix transcriptional regulator; translation: MKALKNDPPTCTENLLAMRDTLDILGGKWKLLILHYLITRESQTNTFKKIQREVLGISAKVLTKELKDLEENKLVEREELDTKPKMVEYRITDYGKSSKQLIQQLVYWGKNHRYKMLQS